AGTCCAATAGCTGGAATTGTGCTGGGAATACTTGTCGGGCTGGCAGAAATTGGAAATCTCATAATGCTGAAATCCTGCCTGTGTAAGCTGTTCTATCATCATGGCGAAGAAATCAACGCTCGAATCTTCGTCTACCTCTTCCACTTTATGTTTAAGTAGCATTTCATAGAGTGGCGTTCCTTCTTCATATATCAGATGATAAGCAGAAATATGTTCCACGTTGAGGCTGACAGCTTGTTCCAAATCGGCTTTCCAACTCTCCGGAGTTTCTCCCGGCAAACCGTACATCAGGTCAATACTTATATTCTGGAATCCAGCCAATCGGCATTCTTTTACTGCCCTGATAGCTTGGTCGGCTGTGTGTCTCCGCTTTAGTAGCCGCAATGTCTGTTCATTGAACGTTTGTATGCCAATGCTGATGCGGTTAAAAGGCAGGGCAGACAACTCTTTTATATATTCCGGAGTCAGATCATCGGGATTAGCCTCGAGTGTAATCTCGCGGCACTGCTCCAGATTATATTCTTTCTCAATGACGCCGAATATCTTTTCAAAATCCTCACGGGATAGTTGTGAAGGAGTTCCGCCTCCAAAGTAAATAGTTTCCACCGGTTCATCTCCCAAATAAGACTTTCGTTGCTGCAGTTCCTTGCAAAGCGCAGAAACATAACGATCTTTAGTCTCACTTCTGGTGGTGGAGTAGAAATCGCAATAGATGCAACGGGTCTTGCAAAAAGGGATATGTAGGTAGATGCCAGCCATGCTTTTTTTTGTTTTGGTATACAAAAGTAAGGGTTATTTGGTAAAACTGATTCATTAACGGGCTAATTAAGTTTTATATAAAGGATAATTAAAGAATTTGAGGCCGGGGATAAGCGGTTTATACAAAATATATTCTTATTTAGACCTACTTGTTTATAGATTAAGCTATAGTGCTAAATTATTTTAAGAGTAGAGTGTTTTTATTTATAGCGTAGGTCTGAATAATAACTATTCAATATAAAGATCTTTAACCATGCAGTTGTGTTGAATAACATAATTGTCTAACACTGATAAATAATTGGTTTTTAACTTATTAATTTATAATTTGCGCTCCACATAAAAGGTATGCGAGGAACATATCCGAGTTAATAATTTAAATCTTATATATTATGAAGGTATATCAGACTAATGAAATTAAGAACATTGCCTTGTTAGGAAGTTCTGGCTCTGGGAAAACCACTCTCGTTGAAGCGATGCTATTCGAGAGTGGTATTATAAAACGTAGAGGAAGCATCGCCGCAAAAAACACAGTTAGTGATTACTTTCCGGTAGAACAGGAGTATGGCTATTCTGTGTTTTCTACTGTCTTCCATACCGAATGGAACGGGAAAAAGCTGAATATGATTGATTGTCCTGGTTCGGACGACTTTATTGGTGGCGCTGTTACGGCATTGAATGTTACAGATACTGCTATTATTCTGATAAACGGACAGTATGGCGTTGAGGTTGGCACACAAAACCATTTCCGCTATACCGAAAAATTTGAAAAACCCGTAATCTTCCTGGTTAATCAACTTGATAATGAAAAGTGTGATTATGATAACCTCCTCGAACAACTGAAAGATGCTTATGGCCCAAAAGTGGTGCCTATTCAATATCCCTTAGCCTGCGGTTCAGGCTTTAACTCTCTTATCGATGTCCTTTTGATGAAGAAATATACGTGGAAACCCGAAGGTGGAACTCCCACTATAGAAGATATTCCAGCTGAAGAGATGGATAAGGCTATGGCTATGCATAAAGTGTTGGTTGAAGCTGCAGCAGAAAATGACGAAAGCTTAATGGAGAAGTTCTTTGAACAGGAAACTTTGGAAGCAGATGAAATGCGTATGGGTATCCGTGAAGGATTGGTAACGCGTAGTATCTTTCCGGTTTTCTGTGTATGTGCCGGAAAAGACATGGGAGTTCGTCGATTGATGGAATTCCTTGGAAATGTGGTACCTTATGTTTCTGATATGCCTAAAGTAACGAATACAGAAGGAAAAGAAATTGCACCGGATGTTAATAGACCAACTTCTCTTTATTTCTTTAAAACAAGCGTGGAACCA
This genomic interval from uncultured Bacteroides sp. contains the following:
- the hemW gene encoding radical SAM family heme chaperone HemW encodes the protein MAGIYLHIPFCKTRCIYCDFYSTTRSETKDRYVSALCKELQQRKSYLGDEPVETIYFGGGTPSQLSREDFEKIFGVIEKEYNLEQCREITLEANPDDLTPEYIKELSALPFNRISIGIQTFNEQTLRLLKRRHTADQAIRAVKECRLAGFQNISIDLMYGLPGETPESWKADLEQAVSLNVEHISAYHLIYEEGTPLYEMLLKHKVEEVDEDSSVDFFAMMIEQLTQAGFQHYEISNFCQPDKYSQHNSSYWTGKKYLGCGPSAHSFDGNTRQWNVSSLDQYIEGIEKGIPAIEIEELSNATRYNDFVITSLRTMWGLSLSRLKEEFGTELEQYCLENAQSYLNTGKLELRNNTLYLSKEGIFTSDGIMSDLLWVED